The following proteins are encoded in a genomic region of Enterocloster clostridioformis:
- a CDS encoding TRAP transporter small permease — MKKFNDFLDTVMRFIMAAAMFALLAGGTWQIFTRWILKNPSTFTDEFLRYVLIWASMLGSAYCFYKDEHLALDLVKDRVKGSVRSVLMIFIEAAILFFVCYVFIYGGMQLAGNATNKSSVMRIPFRLLYACLPISGIFIVIARVIKYIQLFTDSKGGK; from the coding sequence TTGAAAAAGTTTAATGATTTTCTGGATACCGTAATGCGCTTTATCATGGCCGCTGCCATGTTTGCTCTTCTGGCAGGCGGTACATGGCAGATTTTTACCCGCTGGATTTTGAAAAATCCGTCTACATTTACGGATGAATTTCTCCGCTACGTGCTGATCTGGGCATCCATGCTTGGTTCTGCCTACTGCTTTTACAAGGATGAGCATCTGGCGCTGGATTTGGTAAAGGATCGTGTGAAAGGATCGGTGCGCTCTGTCCTTATGATTTTCATTGAGGCGGCGATTCTGTTCTTTGTGTGCTATGTTTTTATTTACGGCGGAATGCAGCTTGCAGGCAATGCAACCAACAAGTCCTCCGTGATGCGTATCCCGTTTAGGCTGCTGTACGCATGCCTTCCGATCTCAGGCATTTTCATTGTGATTGCCCGTGTAATCAAGTATATACAGCTTTTTACTGACAGCAAAGGAGGGAAATAA
- the lpdA gene encoding dihydrolipoyl dehydrogenase, translating into MAREFDVVIIGAGPGGYTAALKAAEFGLKVVVIEAKKIGGTCVNRGCIPTKALLHASDMFHMMQSCDEFGVSTDFISFDFGKMQKYKKKAVVKYRDGIQYGFEKLNVEIVYGTAVLRRDRTVEVELKEGGREFFRGNAVIIATGAVSYMSRIPGADLAGVWNSDRLLAAESWNFDRLTIMGGGVIAVEFATMFNNLCSHVTIVEKQKHLMAPMDDVMSAELEKELRQKGIDVYCDATVTEILEEEGGLSCVITPNGEGEPVKMRAGQILMAIGRRPNVEKLLGRDISLEMEGGKIAVNSNFETSVRGIYAIGDVSARTQLAHVAAAQGTYVVERIAGRPHSIKLEVVPNGMYVSLPIVPNCIYTDPEIATVGITEEIAREKGLKVRCGHFSMRENGKSIITGGENGFIRLVFEAYSNTIVGAQMMCPRATDMIGEIATAIANGLSAEEMSFAMRAQPTYNEGIGAAIEDAMRKK; encoded by the coding sequence ATGGCAAGAGAATTTGACGTAGTGATTATAGGAGCCGGGCCAGGGGGCTATACGGCAGCGCTTAAAGCAGCGGAATTTGGCCTCAAGGTTGTGGTGATAGAGGCAAAGAAGATTGGAGGTACATGCGTAAACCGGGGATGCATTCCCACCAAGGCGCTGCTGCATGCCTCCGATATGTTTCATATGATGCAGAGCTGCGATGAATTTGGCGTGTCTACTGATTTCATTTCCTTTGATTTTGGGAAAATGCAGAAGTATAAGAAAAAAGCAGTGGTTAAATACCGGGATGGCATTCAATATGGCTTTGAAAAGCTGAATGTGGAAATTGTTTACGGAACAGCGGTGCTTCGCAGGGACAGGACCGTGGAGGTGGAGCTAAAGGAAGGCGGCCGGGAATTCTTCCGCGGAAACGCAGTCATCATAGCCACAGGCGCGGTGTCCTACATGAGCCGGATTCCCGGCGCGGACCTGGCAGGCGTATGGAACAGCGACAGGCTGCTGGCAGCGGAGAGCTGGAATTTTGACAGGCTGACAATCATGGGCGGAGGCGTTATCGCGGTGGAGTTTGCCACCATGTTCAACAACCTGTGTTCCCATGTGACCATTGTGGAGAAGCAGAAGCATCTGATGGCGCCCATGGATGATGTAATGTCTGCGGAGCTGGAAAAGGAGCTGCGCCAAAAGGGCATTGACGTGTACTGTGATGCCACGGTTACTGAGATACTGGAGGAAGAGGGCGGACTCAGCTGCGTCATCACTCCCAACGGGGAGGGAGAGCCCGTTAAAATGAGAGCAGGCCAGATACTCATGGCCATCGGGCGCCGGCCAAATGTGGAAAAGCTTTTGGGCAGGGACATTTCTCTTGAGATGGAAGGCGGGAAGATTGCCGTAAACAGCAATTTTGAGACAAGCGTGCGGGGAATCTACGCCATTGGTGACGTGTCCGCCAGAACACAGCTGGCCCACGTGGCAGCGGCCCAGGGCACATATGTGGTGGAGAGGATAGCCGGAAGACCCCACAGCATTAAGCTGGAGGTAGTGCCCAATGGCATGTATGTGTCCCTTCCAATCGTGCCAAACTGTATCTATACGGATCCGGAGATTGCCACCGTCGGCATCACGGAGGAAATTGCCAGGGAAAAAGGGCTGAAGGTGCGCTGCGGGCATTTCTCCATGAGAGAAAATGGAAAATCCATCATAACCGGCGGGGAAAATGGATTTATCCGTCTGGTATTTGAAGCGTATTCCAACACCATTGTGGGGGCGCAGATGATGTGTCCCAGGGCCACGGATATGATTGGAGAAATAGCCACGGCCATAGCCAACGGACTGAGCGCAGAGGAAATGTCCTTTGCCATGCGGGCGCAGCCTACTTACAATGAAGGCATTGGGGCGGCTATAGAGGATGCCATGAGGAAGAAATAG
- a CDS encoding TIM-barrel domain-containing protein: MTHYSFMEEEGFPIDGFHLSSGYTSVGNKRCVFTWNTTRFKDPSAYFHAMQDKGAENVPDIKPGILLCHPWFEEFKSQDVFVKDSKNPEQYAVGSWWGGPGAFWDFTKPAAREA; encoded by the coding sequence GTGACCCATTATTCCTTTATGGAGGAGGAAGGCTTTCCGATTGACGGCTTCCATCTTTCCTCCGGATATACCAGCGTTGGAAACAAGCGCTGCGTGTTCACATGGAATACGACCCGCTTTAAGGATCCATCTGCATATTTCCATGCAATGCAGGACAAGGGGGCGGAGAATGTTCCCGATATCAAGCCTGGGATTCTCCTGTGCCACCCGTGGTTTGAGGAGTTCAAAAGCCAGGATGTGTTTGTGAAGGACAGCAAGAATCCGGAGCAGTACGCGGTGGGAAGCTGGTGGGGCGGTCCCGGGGCGTTCTGGGATTTTACAAAGCCTGCGGCTCGTGAGGCATGA
- a CDS encoding aminopeptidase P family protein: MIVIQSRLNALRKLMKERGMDAYMIPTADFHESEYVGEHFKCREYMTGFTGSAGTALVTMDEACLWVDGRYYVQAVAQLKDSTMTMMKMGQEGVPSLGAYLDDKMPEGGCLGFDGRVVNAAEGLALEELLKERGARISYGEDLAGMIWEERPELSAEPAWVLDERYAGKSALEKIADVRAAMKKAHASVHVLTSLDDIAWLLNIRGNDILYNPVVLSYALLTMDQLYLFVNSSVLVGKAYPYLEDAEDISVREYLERMGVTVMPYDGVYDMVEELKGEKVLLEKCRVNYAVYRLINGANKVIDRMNPTASMKAVKNDVEIENEKRAHIKDGVAMTKFIYWLKKNMGRIPMDEISVSDYLEKLRMDQEGCIGLSFATISAYGAHGAMCHYSATPESNISLEPRGLYLIDSGGQYYEGTTDITRTIAMGPVTDEEKEHFTLVLMSMLRLGDVKFLHGCRGLSLDYAAREPLWRRGLNYEHGTGHGVSYLSSVHERPNGIRFKMVPERQDNAVMEAGMITSDEPGVYIEGSHGIRTENLVLCVEDEKNEYGQFLRFEYLTYVPVDLEVIDRGIMSDRDVELLNRYHEQVYEKISPYLDEDERVWLAEVTRAV; encoded by the coding sequence ATGATTGTGATTCAGAGCAGGCTGAACGCATTGCGGAAATTGATGAAAGAGCGGGGAATGGATGCGTATATGATACCCACGGCTGATTTCCATGAATCCGAATATGTGGGAGAGCATTTCAAATGCAGGGAATATATGACCGGATTTACCGGATCGGCAGGTACGGCCCTGGTTACAATGGACGAAGCATGCCTTTGGGTAGACGGACGCTACTATGTGCAGGCAGTTGCCCAGCTAAAGGATTCCACGATGACCATGATGAAAATGGGACAGGAGGGCGTTCCCTCCCTGGGAGCGTACCTGGACGACAAAATGCCTGAGGGCGGCTGCCTGGGATTTGACGGCAGGGTAGTAAATGCGGCCGAAGGGCTTGCCCTGGAGGAACTGTTAAAGGAGCGGGGCGCGCGTATTTCCTACGGGGAAGACCTGGCAGGCATGATTTGGGAAGAACGGCCTGAGCTGTCGGCGGAGCCTGCATGGGTTCTGGATGAGAGATATGCGGGAAAGAGCGCATTGGAAAAGATCGCGGATGTGAGGGCGGCTATGAAAAAGGCCCATGCATCGGTCCATGTGCTTACCTCCCTGGATGATATAGCATGGCTGTTAAATATCAGAGGCAACGACATCCTGTACAATCCGGTGGTGCTGTCGTACGCGCTGTTGACCATGGACCAACTGTACCTGTTTGTCAACAGCAGTGTGCTGGTGGGAAAAGCTTATCCGTATCTGGAGGATGCGGAGGACATAAGCGTGAGGGAGTATCTGGAACGGATGGGTGTCACGGTGATGCCTTATGACGGAGTATATGACATGGTGGAGGAGCTTAAGGGCGAAAAGGTCCTGCTGGAGAAATGCAGGGTCAACTATGCCGTTTACCGCTTGATTAACGGAGCCAATAAGGTAATCGACAGAATGAATCCCACTGCTTCCATGAAGGCGGTTAAAAATGATGTGGAGATAGAAAATGAAAAGCGGGCCCATATCAAGGACGGCGTGGCCATGACCAAGTTTATCTACTGGCTGAAGAAGAATATGGGGCGCATTCCCATGGATGAAATCAGTGTGTCGGATTATCTGGAGAAGCTGCGCATGGACCAGGAGGGGTGTATAGGCCTGAGCTTTGCAACCATATCCGCATATGGTGCACATGGAGCCATGTGCCATTATTCCGCCACACCGGAGAGCAATATCTCTCTGGAGCCCAGGGGACTGTACCTTATTGATTCCGGAGGTCAGTATTATGAAGGGACCACCGACATTACCAGGACCATTGCCATGGGGCCGGTGACAGATGAGGAAAAGGAACATTTTACTTTGGTGCTTATGAGTATGCTGCGCTTGGGAGACGTTAAGTTCCTCCATGGCTGCCGCGGACTCAGCCTAGATTATGCGGCCAGAGAGCCGCTGTGGAGACGGGGACTTAACTATGAACATGGCACCGGACACGGGGTGAGCTATCTGTCCAGCGTACATGAGCGCCCCAATGGCATCCGCTTCAAAATGGTCCCGGAGCGCCAGGATAATGCGGTGATGGAAGCGGGTATGATTACATCGGATGAACCTGGCGTGTATATTGAGGGAAGCCACGGAATCAGAACGGAGAATCTGGTTTTGTGTGTTGAGGACGAAAAGAATGAATATGGCCAGTTCCTGCGGTTTGAGTACCTGACGTATGTTCCTGTTGATTTGGAGGTAATTGACAGGGGGATTATGTCCGACCGGGATGTGGAACTGCTGAACCGGTACCATGAACAGGTGTATGAGAAGATTAGTCCATATTTGGATGAGGATGAGAGAGTGTGGCTGGCGGAGGTTACGAGAGCGGTTTGA
- a CDS encoding TIM-barrel domain-containing protein: MLLRELKSIEKTGSGYILHGDAADVLLIFMTDDVIRVRVSFRRDFKEESYTLVTTAWEDRMDELLKDERTRIEPLDIPCEEKNGKLVFTTGTCVLEISKTPFFLTLKTLDGAVVYQDLKERAFEEDHLGRLAHYSKMDPVNDHFYGFGEKTGCLDKKGRRLRMSPKDAIGHDPEFGDPMYKHIPFYIRINEKTAYAIGLFYHNSYDSVFDMGQEVSGYWDRYCYYQTDGGDIDLFLLKGPELSAVLDRYTMLTGRCALPTKQSLGYCASTMYYAELEDNCDQEIYRVIDKHEKEGILIDNFWLASGYSSGEEDNLRYIFNWNYRRFPNPEDFFERMNARGINVIPNLKPGILKNHPYMNLFEENGVFIKNPGGDGDYYGRWWGGEGRFLDFTNPKARETWKMLLEDRILRMGTKTVWNDNCEMDGVEDRDAYCDFEGAGGTMAELKILHSNLMAFLGKQAIAHVYPGERPYIINRAGYAGIQRYAQVWGGDNLTDWRTVKFNIATIVGMGLSGCANMGCDIGGFAGSVPEAELLLRWIQNGIFQPRFCLNSANNDNTVTQPWMYEENREYVKAAYAQRYRMLPYLYSLMYEANQNGMPAMRPLFLEFPEDKKCYSDNNFIFMFGKSVLVANVVEPEARTRTIYLPSGCRWFDMNDNLKEYSGGQTIELPVNLGSIPMFLRGSAVYVTSEDVKHIMSDRMRHADFLISADTDTSFVFYDDDGHTEDYKKGVYAKTAVNVTAGNQTIIHFDTRGTYECPLERVTIRLVSKQKGAFWVTVDGERIPRYLVRDGWEEAGTGWYYNLSDRTIWVKYEIPEKKSYDVIVSTEKFDLIGMVEE, encoded by the coding sequence ATGCTTTTACGTGAACTGAAATCAATAGAAAAGACTGGTTCCGGCTATATTCTGCACGGGGATGCGGCAGATGTATTGCTGATTTTTATGACGGATGACGTGATTCGGGTACGGGTGAGCTTCCGGCGGGATTTTAAGGAAGAATCCTATACGCTGGTGACTACCGCCTGGGAGGATCGGATGGACGAACTTTTAAAGGACGAGCGCACACGCATCGAGCCCCTGGATATTCCCTGCGAGGAGAAGAACGGAAAGCTTGTATTTACAACAGGCACCTGCGTCCTGGAAATCAGCAAAACCCCCTTTTTCCTGACGTTAAAGACCCTGGACGGGGCTGTCGTTTATCAGGATCTGAAGGAGAGGGCGTTTGAGGAGGATCATCTGGGACGGTTGGCCCACTATTCCAAAATGGATCCGGTTAACGACCACTTTTACGGCTTTGGCGAAAAGACGGGCTGTCTGGACAAGAAAGGGAGAAGACTCAGGATGTCACCCAAGGACGCGATTGGCCACGATCCGGAGTTTGGGGATCCCATGTACAAGCATATACCGTTTTATATCCGGATCAACGAGAAAACAGCCTATGCCATCGGCTTGTTTTATCATAATTCCTACGACAGCGTATTTGATATGGGGCAGGAGGTTTCCGGCTATTGGGATCGGTATTGCTATTATCAGACGGATGGGGGAGATATTGACCTGTTCCTGCTCAAGGGTCCTGAGCTTTCGGCGGTTTTAGACCGCTATACGATGCTGACGGGGCGCTGCGCGCTGCCCACCAAACAGTCTCTGGGGTATTGTGCCTCGACTATGTATTACGCAGAACTGGAGGACAACTGTGATCAGGAAATCTATCGGGTAATCGATAAGCATGAGAAGGAGGGCATCCTGATCGATAACTTTTGGCTGGCATCCGGCTATTCCAGCGGCGAGGAGGACAACCTCCGCTATATCTTTAACTGGAATTACAGGAGATTTCCAAATCCTGAGGATTTCTTTGAGCGTATGAATGCCAGAGGAATCAATGTGATTCCCAATCTGAAACCGGGTATTCTGAAAAATCATCCTTATATGAACCTGTTTGAGGAGAACGGCGTGTTTATTAAAAACCCGGGCGGTGACGGGGATTATTATGGAAGATGGTGGGGCGGAGAAGGCAGGTTTTTAGACTTCACGAACCCGAAGGCCCGTGAAACCTGGAAGATGCTTTTGGAAGACCGGATTCTGAGAATGGGAACAAAGACCGTATGGAATGACAATTGTGAGATGGACGGCGTGGAGGATCGGGACGCATACTGTGATTTTGAAGGCGCCGGAGGGACAATGGCGGAGCTCAAGATTCTGCATTCCAATTTGATGGCATTTCTTGGAAAGCAGGCGATTGCCCACGTTTATCCGGGAGAGCGGCCCTACATAATCAACCGTGCGGGATATGCAGGCATCCAGAGATACGCGCAGGTATGGGGAGGAGATAACCTGACAGACTGGCGTACAGTGAAGTTCAACATCGCCACGATCGTGGGCATGGGACTTTCCGGCTGTGCCAACATGGGCTGTGACATTGGCGGGTTCGCGGGATCTGTGCCGGAGGCGGAGCTTTTGCTTCGTTGGATTCAAAACGGTATTTTCCAGCCGCGCTTCTGCTTAAATTCGGCAAATAACGACAACACGGTGACACAGCCCTGGATGTATGAGGAGAATCGGGAATATGTGAAGGCGGCTTACGCCCAGCGATACCGGATGCTTCCGTATCTGTACAGCCTGATGTATGAGGCAAACCAGAACGGCATGCCGGCTATGCGCCCGCTGTTTTTAGAGTTCCCGGAAGATAAGAAGTGTTACAGCGATAATAATTTCATCTTTATGTTCGGAAAGAGCGTGCTGGTTGCCAATGTGGTGGAGCCGGAGGCAAGGACAAGAACTATCTATCTGCCGTCAGGATGCAGATGGTTCGACATGAATGACAACCTGAAGGAGTATTCGGGCGGTCAGACTATCGAGCTTCCGGTAAATCTGGGCAGCATTCCCATGTTCCTCAGGGGAAGTGCGGTTTATGTGACCAGCGAGGATGTTAAGCATATTATGTCGGACAGGATGCGTCATGCGGATTTCCTGATCAGCGCGGATACGGACACCAGCTTTGTATTCTATGACGATGACGGACACACGGAGGACTATAAGAAGGGTGTTTACGCGAAAACCGCAGTTAATGTAACTGCCGGTAATCAGACGATAATTCACTTTGATACCAGGGGAACCTACGAATGCCCATTGGAGCGAGTTACAATCCGGCTTGTCAGCAAGCAAAAAGGTGCATTCTGGGTAACGGTTGACGGCGAGCGCATCCCGCGTTATCTTGTAAGGGACGGCTGGGAGGAAGCCGGAACCGGATGGTATTACAATCTTTCCGACAGAACCATCTGGGTGAAGTATGAGATACCGGAGAAAAAATCGTATGATGTCATTGTTTCAACGGAGAAATTCGACCTGATTGGAATGGTTGAGGAATAA
- a CDS encoding HAD hydrolase family protein, with translation MTQKPSKKKRIVSFDLDMTLLDHKTWKIPDSAMKALELLRKDSVIVIGSGRNMDHDMSVVYRDMIMPDAVIHMNGTRVVAEGNVLFEHLMDKGRLRALLEYGDTHGISLGVSQEGKDYYIHPEGVVRMDRLRWGVSERNFMDGWELMDIPVRTLVYIGGPEGARELEDHFPEFKFPMFSGNMGADVVEREASKAEGLKRLCQYYDIGLERTVAFGDSMNDYEIVREAGIGVAMGNSVEELKTVADYVTDDIDRDGIWKACRHLSLI, from the coding sequence ATGACACAGAAACCAAGTAAGAAAAAGCGGATTGTCAGCTTTGATTTAGATATGACACTGCTGGACCATAAGACATGGAAAATTCCGGACAGCGCTATGAAAGCCCTGGAGCTGCTGCGGAAAGACTCGGTCATTGTCATAGGAAGCGGCAGGAACATGGACCATGATATGAGTGTGGTATACCGGGATATGATTATGCCGGACGCAGTGATACACATGAACGGAACGCGGGTCGTGGCTGAGGGCAATGTCCTCTTTGAACATCTGATGGACAAGGGCCGGCTGAGGGCATTGCTGGAATATGGGGATACCCACGGAATTTCCCTGGGCGTCAGCCAGGAGGGAAAGGATTATTATATACACCCGGAGGGCGTAGTCCGCATGGACCGGCTTCGCTGGGGTGTTTCGGAACGCAATTTCATGGATGGATGGGAACTGATGGATATACCGGTGAGGACATTGGTGTACATAGGCGGTCCGGAAGGCGCCAGAGAGCTGGAGGACCATTTTCCTGAATTCAAATTTCCCATGTTCTCGGGGAACATGGGGGCGGATGTGGTGGAACGGGAGGCCTCCAAGGCAGAGGGACTGAAACGGCTGTGCCAGTACTATGACATAGGCCTGGAGCGGACAGTCGCCTTTGGAGACAGCATGAATGACTATGAGATTGTACGTGAGGCAGGCATCGGTGTTGCCATGGGAAATTCCGTGGAGGAGCTGAAGACCGTGGCGGATTATGTTACAGATGATATTGACCGGGACGGGATATGGAAGGCCTGCAGGCATTTGAGTTTGATTTAG
- a CDS encoding alpha-glucosidase domain-containing protein produces MDICTQFSGIERTDSAWLVHTNCADIKIIFVTDEIVRVRTSFDKEFTEESYVLMITAWEDRLDPLFEGERTRVEPVIPGVEETDNEITFDTGKIRLVLMKDPIGFELYDTEGTLLYSDLHGNPVRWTPTAA; encoded by the coding sequence ATGGATATTTGCACACAATTTTCAGGAATTGAAAGGACAGACAGCGCATGGCTGGTACATACAAACTGCGCCGATATCAAGATTATATTCGTTACCGATGAGATTGTGAGGGTCCGTACCTCATTTGACAAGGAATTTACGGAGGAATCCTATGTTTTGATGATAACGGCATGGGAGGACCGCCTGGACCCGCTGTTTGAGGGGGAGAGAACTCGTGTGGAGCCGGTAATCCCCGGGGTGGAAGAAACAGATAATGAGATTACCTTCGATACCGGAAAAATCCGCCTTGTACTTATGAAGGATCCCATTGGATTTGAGCTGTATGACACGGAAGGAACCCTGCTTTACAGTGATCTGCACGGAAATCCCGTTCGCTGGACTCCAACCGCCGCGTGA
- a CDS encoding TIM-barrel domain-containing protein, translating into MKKYVTGSLVAVGTNSIWNDNCEYDSLLDKDVIADFDGKGGTIAQLKPIMSTLMCKLSNDAVKEHDADMRPYSVCRSGSSGIQRYAQTWCGDNYTSWKSLKYNIPAITGMGLSGQPNEGSYGG; encoded by the coding sequence ATGAAAAAATATGTGACCGGAAGCCTGGTTGCTGTGGGAACCAACTCAATCTGGAATGACAACTGTGAGTATGACAGCCTGCTGGATAAGGATGTTATTGCGGACTTTGACGGCAAAGGCGGTACCATTGCCCAACTGAAGCCAATCATGAGCACGCTGATGTGCAAGCTGAGCAACGATGCGGTGAAGGAGCATGACGCGGATATGCGGCCCTATTCCGTATGCCGAAGCGGAAGCAGCGGCATCCAGCGTTATGCGCAGACCTGGTGCGGCGACAACTATACCAGTTGGAAGAGCTTAAAGTACAACATTCCGGCCATCACCGGAATGGGTCTCTCCGGGCAGCCGAATGAAGGCAGCTATGGCGGATAA
- a CDS encoding DUF5110 domain-containing protein, which produces MADNQLMNMERDCVEELRLIIASAREGSQFVLYDDDGRTNDFEKGIFRKTTVSVSGTDVVKVDFTAEGDYRDTVKSVTVEIIRKDRSPFWAALGGQRLEHYLNRRKFEAADSGWYYSQTKKAVLVKYANPKKDAQLVVSFEDFDLIGM; this is translated from the coding sequence ATGGCGGATAATCAACTGATGAACATGGAACGCGACTGTGTGGAGGAACTCCGTCTGATTATTGCCTCGGCAAGGGAAGGCTCTCAATTTGTGCTGTACGATGATGACGGAAGAACCAACGATTTTGAAAAAGGAATTTTCCGCAAAACCACTGTCAGCGTCAGCGGGACCGATGTGGTGAAGGTTGATTTTACCGCTGAGGGTGACTACCGGGATACAGTAAAGAGCGTTACAGTAGAAATCATCCGCAAGGACAGGAGCCCATTCTGGGCAGCTCTTGGCGGGCAACGGCTGGAGCACTACTTAAACCGCAGGAAGTTTGAAGCGGCGGACAGCGGCTGGTATTACAGCCAGACGAAGAAGGCCGTTCTGGTAAAATATGCAAATCCGAAGAAGGATGCTCAGTTGGTTGTATCCTTTGAAGATTTTGATTTGATTGGGATGTAA
- a CDS encoding TRAP transporter large permease yields the protein MVVQAALMLFGSFFVMLFAGVPISAGIGIASIITAIMSGMDGNIFALTAAQRCFSGCDSFSLLALPFFSLGGNVMNKGGIAKRLVRLARLLVGWVPGYLAATNVLANMFFGAVSGSSVAATSAMGSIMSPLELDEGYDPNYSAAVNICSAPTGILIPPSGPLILYSITAGGVSVAALFMGGYLTGALLGIAVAGLAIFLAVRKGYKASAVKEEDPAWKIVLEAVPSLLAVIIVMGGILTGIFTATEAGVVMCLYCTLLAIIYREMSIKTFYDLLADTMKSSATILFLIAASSIMSYVMSYSGIPAAISEGLMSVSNNRYMIILIMNVFLLVMGMFLDLTPAVLIFTPIFLTIATSVGMSPVHFGLMLIMNLGIGSVTPPVGSCLFVGCGVGRVKIEGVTKYIAPIFTAMVISLFLVSFIPAIPLLVPYLCGLVPSMWW from the coding sequence ATGGTTGTTCAGGCTGCGTTAATGCTGTTTGGTTCATTTTTTGTTATGCTGTTTGCAGGCGTTCCGATTTCGGCGGGAATTGGTATCGCTTCCATTATTACTGCAATCATGAGCGGTATGGACGGGAATATCTTCGCGTTGACAGCGGCACAGAGATGCTTCTCCGGCTGCGATTCCTTCTCCCTTCTGGCTCTGCCGTTCTTTTCATTGGGCGGCAACGTTATGAACAAGGGAGGGATTGCAAAGCGGCTGGTCCGTCTTGCAAGACTGCTGGTAGGATGGGTACCCGGATATCTGGCAGCTACAAATGTACTGGCGAATATGTTTTTCGGCGCCGTATCCGGTTCTTCCGTAGCGGCAACCTCCGCGATGGGTTCCATCATGAGCCCGCTGGAGCTGGACGAGGGATATGATCCCAATTATTCCGCGGCTGTAAACATCTGTTCGGCGCCGACAGGAATCCTGATACCGCCGTCTGGTCCGTTAATTCTGTATTCCATCACCGCAGGCGGCGTTTCCGTGGCAGCCTTGTTCATGGGCGGCTATCTGACCGGAGCTCTGCTTGGCATTGCAGTCGCGGGGCTGGCAATCTTTTTGGCGGTGAGGAAGGGCTACAAGGCATCCGCTGTGAAGGAGGAGGATCCGGCATGGAAGATCGTGCTGGAGGCAGTTCCGTCCCTGTTGGCTGTTATTATCGTAATGGGCGGCATTTTGACCGGTATTTTCACGGCAACGGAGGCAGGCGTGGTCATGTGCCTGTACTGCACGCTGCTGGCAATCATCTACCGTGAGATGAGTATAAAAACCTTTTATGACCTGCTTGCAGACACGATGAAGAGTTCCGCGACAATTCTGTTTCTGATTGCGGCATCCTCAATCATGTCCTACGTGATGTCCTATTCTGGTATTCCGGCGGCTATCAGCGAGGGGCTGATGAGTGTTTCCAATAATCGGTATATGATTATTTTAATCATGAATGTGTTCCTGCTGGTGATGGGTATGTTTCTGGATTTGACTCCGGCCGTGCTGATCTTCACTCCAATCTTCCTTACAATCGCCACCAGCGTTGGAATGAGTCCGGTGCATTTCGGACTTATGCTGATTATGAACCTTGGTATCGGCTCCGTAACACCACCGGTAGGTTCCTGCCTGTTCGTGGGCTGCGGTGTCGGCCGCGTAAAGATTGAGGGGGTTACTAAATATATTGCTCCGATTTTTACGGCAATGGTAATCTCCCTGTTCCTGGTAAGCTTTATCCCTGCTATCCCGCTGCTTGTGCCGTATCTGTGCGGTCTTGTGCCAAGCATGTGGTGGTAA